The window ATCACCTTGTCACGGTGAACATGAATAGTTGAGCTCCCATGCACTGAAAAGTTAGCATTTGCAACTTCCACTCCATCTCGATGAAGCAAATTATGGATGATGGCAACAAACATGGAGTAATCTGCCAGCCCACTTGCTAAAATGACATCCATATTCGGTCCCATATCTTGAACTTCAACAAGACGTGTTGAAGTTAGTTGATGATCAGTTGTGAGTCTCGACTCGGGTGTTCTAAGGTTTGCTCGACGCAATAGGGATTCCTTCTTCTGCGTCATGTTTTCAAGCTTCGACTTCATGCTTTCTATATATTTCACGGCTTCATCTATTTGATCCGGCAGTGGCAACGCTTCCTGCAATATTCATTCAATAATCACAGTCATTTAAACCTATATATCACATGTACTCCTCCATTTAGGGAATCCGCATGAGATCATATTATTGTATGTATGTATTATACATGATGAATATCATAAAGAAAATAAACCAAACAAGGAGAAATTGTACCCTGGAAGTATGATTAGTGGGAAGAAGAGAGAAGAGACGAGAGTAAAGAATCTTGAGTAGATTTCTCCTATTCTTCTCTATCACTTTCCTTTCAATTTTTGGAGCAGAACCATGAATGTAAGAACATGAGCTAACCTTAGGCTTTCCCATTAATTTCTATGATATAAATGTTATAAAAATGGGTGAAAACATTTGTGAGTTAGGAGGTATATATATACCATGTTTGGTAAAGTTGAGGAAATCATGATTAATTCGTTCGAAAATTCGTAAAAGGGAATTGTGTGACGTATTGGAATGACATCTTTTTCTCGTAAGCCGACGAGTGGGGAGGATGTTAGAACANAAGCTGCAACTTCATATCCATGCACCACCCGAAAAGATTATCTAGTCACTAGCCTATATTGTTTTCACTTtgactattattattataataattatatcttaagatttaataataatttgtgtcttataaaatattaacaataataaactaattctttaattaaaataatttaaaattccaCTTAAATTTTGATAGGACATATAAGTTTAATTTGATTTCAATAGTTGATTGAACCAATCTaagttcgattttttttaaaaaaaaattatgcttatttatttaataaatttaaatatgacacatatatcaaagttttaaaataagtaTTTATATTGCacgtatttaaattatttagtttttcattttcattatttgaattaaaattttgagcAATAACTAATTAATTCTATGAAAAAattgttataaattttaattatattttatttagttggCAAAAGAATCACGTGctgtaaatttaaaaatattaaatacataataatataatatatattaaaaaattataataaaattattttaaaaaacataatacCAAGCTCTTAAAttctataatataaatatattttttttattgttgtgtAAGATTGAtaaaattttggtaaattaaaatttcgcgcaaatttttttaatgtattttgtAGAATAAAATTGGCCAAATTTTATGTACTCCTATTAAAACTTGGGATAAACTTTaagttaatttatattttatttgtatataataaaaaataatttcaaaatattaaatatttagttttaatttgtgaaaaaataaaatttttaattgttggTGTAGATATGGTATTTGTTCATTTTTATcttcttatttttaattaagctcATATTATTTACAAAATCTAAGTTTGGATTAttaaatttagtttttattaagttttttgCCTCAATAAATGTAAACAAATATGAAAAtacatttaataattaatatttgtgaTCATGTATAAAATGTTTCTGATTAATAATATATCATAAGGAAAGTTTTATATATACATTAGCTAGTCCATTTCCTTTAGATGTAAATAGAGGTGGTATATCGTACTTTGCCATATCAAAAAATGCatatcgtatcgaaaattacagtattaaaaatatttacaccGCTATCGTAACGAAAATTTCGATATGTGTATAAATAACATATATACATGTTATATCGAAATATTGCGGTATACTGAGATTTTGGTATTTGGCATATAccgaaaaatttcaaattctatAACTTTATCATATCCAAAATTTCGGTATCGATATCATATCTTATCGAAAATTTGgataaattcgatattttttaagacaaaaacttgtgtgagacggtctcacggatcatattttgtgagacagatctcttatttgggtcatccatgaaaaattataaccttttatgctaagagtattactttttattgtgaatatcgatagaattAACCCGTCTgagataaagatccgtgagcggtgagaccgtctcacaaaaaaacctattcattttttaatatgaaaacCTCAATATATCAAAAACTTAGTATTATTTCCTATGCTAACAGATAATGTTGATAACTCtacaaatttgatatttttaaatgctttttcAGATCTGTCGCTGAAAGTAAACAgcactaaaaaaaattgagcacttttaaaaatacatttagaTCGATGCTGCTACGTAAGTTGTACCTTAGTGCCGTCAAATGGCAGAAGAGTACACAATTTGCATCTCTCTGTCTCTCCACTTAATTCCATCAcacttaatttttatctttaataattcaaaaaacGAGTAAGGGACACGCTGTTTTTCAAAATGTGACTCGGCGATCTGTTCCGCAGTTTTTTGTTATTACGTTCTCAGAAATTTCCTGCtcttgtttaatttattttcgcTAATTAATTGGTGGTACTATATATTATACTTGTCGGAAATTCATgcaaattaaattcaattatataaatgaagTATATTggaataatattttaatctaaAACGGTATTTCTATGTATGttcttgataattttttttgtttttttttaaaaatttagaaatcGAGTCAAGTCGAGCCAATTGTACGTCAACTGGTTCAATACTAAATCCACCTGCAATAGAAGAAGATACATTCCAGCTTTTATCGAAATGTTAAACAGCTCCCCGAGGGCCGACCGAGGAGAGCGTACGGCATGCTCTCACGCACAGATTGGTGACCAGAAATAAACGATCCATATATCAATGAAATGCCAGCCAAAAACAACGCGACATGTTTAATGAAATTAACGAAATTTTTATTAAAGTGAGTGGAAATGGACatgttccttttcttttttccccTAAACATTTAGAAGATTATAGGAGTAAATTTGAATCGAACTTAATTGAATTGAATGGTCGTCCATAAAGTGTAAGAACCACTGTGCAAATTTCGGCTCCACGACTTGATATCAACGACTTCTGAGAGTCTTATCTCTGATTAATGGTGATATCAGAACCAATGAATACTCCCAGTCAAGGGATTTAGAAATCTTGACCGCCAATGGGGAATCGACAAGTGCACCATGTTAACGTATTCTGCGAAATTTCCCCCACCAGAGGCAACGAAAGGAGCAAGAATTTGGTTTCTTGTGCTATGTTATTTCCATTTCATGTATTGTTTTGAGTGGGGACGGCCAAAACTGGACGGTGCAAGCACtttggaattttttattttattttttaaccctACGAAGTGAcaattattgataaaaaaaataggaCAGGAAATTATCAAAAGTTCAATCTTTTAAAGACTTGACTCATTTACAAGGTTGAGATTAATGAGAATCCGAAGACTTTTTTAAAGCCGAATTCATTCCATCATTTTGCCACAGTATGTGGATATACATATGAATTCCTTTTTAGTACTGCTGTatcatgattatttaatttttttataatatcttTTTTTGGGATAAGTGTGGAGGCATGTTATTATTTCTATTTGAAATAGAattttttaagataatattaAGTTAGTATTGATAAATGAAGTCTCTGGATtataaaaaatagagaaaaaacgGAGTCGTCAGGACAGTGCGGAATAACACATGGCTCCGCCCATGTTTGGGAGAATCTTGCTGGCTTGATATACAAGAACTTGGCGTAGACTTGTCTCTTggtatgaaaaaaaaatcgttTACGACATTTTTTGTAACATTTCTGATTAATGAATCGGTGGTACACAAAAATGTTATATCGACGTTTTGAATTGAACCGATTAGGAATAACAAACGGAATCTAGTTGATTCAATGGATTCAATAATCTTATTAACTCGAGGGATAGAAATGATAATTATAAAGTGACTGAATATATAGTTGAAGAAATTACTGGAATTACAAAATCAAATAGCAAAAGGAACCAATTCAAATGCCAAGGACAAAAAGGCTTTTCTACGAATATGGGAATTACCAAAATGGTTGGTGGATGTAGTACTAGGTAGGCAAAAACTAGATATTTCTGCTAAAAACCAGATTGAATGTGAAATTGCGGAGAGATGATGGTGTCCGTTGCGTGCTTTCTTGTTTGATATTTCCATTGCTTGCGTCGATGCTTGTACGCTTGGCTTTATATATTCTTCCCACTTGACCTGGTCTCATTCCTTAATATTTATTGAGCTGTACTTTGGTCGGAAAATAAATTGTGTCACGCCCTGATACCAGGGTTAGTCGACACTGACATTGTCtcacaatcacataattgcaaAAACAACAAGCATCGTAGTAAATCGCTATAACCAGTCCTTTTCATAACAAGTAATCGTCTTTATATTGCGATGGAAATAAAATGCGGAAGCGAATTAcatgataataaaattaaaagacaGAATAATTCGACCGGTCTCAAATTAGATTGGTNattttgtgagacagatctcttatttgggtcatccatgaaaaattataaccttttatgctaagagtattactttttattgtgaatatcgatagaattAACCCGTCTgagataaagatccgtgagcggtgagaccgtctcacaaaaaaacctattcattttttaatatgaaaacCTCAATATATCAAAAACTTAGTATTATTTCCTATGCTAACAGATAATGTTGATAACTCtacaaatttgatatttttaaatgctttttcAGATCTGTCGCTGAAAGTAAACAgcactaaaaaaaattgagcacttttaaaaatacatttagaTCGATGCTGCTACGTAAGTTGTACCTTAGTGCCGTCAAATGGCAGAAGAGTACACAATTTGCATCTCTCTGTCTCTCCACTTAATTCCATCAcacttaatttttatctttaataattcaaaaaacGAGTAAGGGACACGCTGTTTTTCAAAATGTGACTCGGCGATCTGTTCCGCAGTTTTTTGTTATTACGTTCTCAGAAATTTCCTGCtcttgtttaatttattttcgcTAATTAATTGGTGGTACTATATATTATACTTGTCGGAAATTCATgcaaattaaattcaattatataaatgaagTATATTggaataatattttaatctaaAACGGTATTTCTATGTATGttcttgataattttttttgtttttttttaaaaatttagaaatcGAGTCAAGTCGAGCCAATTGTACGTCAACTGGTTCAATACTAAATCCACCTGCAATAGAAGAAGATACATTCCAGCTTTTATCGAAATGTTAAACAGCTCCCCGAGGGCCGACCGAGGAGAGCGTACGGCATGCTCTCACGCACAGATTGGTGACCAGAAATAAACGATCCATATATCAATGAAATGCCAGCCAAAAACAACGCGACATGTTTAATGAAATTAACGAAATTTTTATTAAAGTGAGTGGAAATGGACatgttccttttcttttttccccTAAACATTTAGAAGATTATAGGAGTAAATTTGAATCGAACTTAATTGAATTGAATGGTCGTCCATAAAGTGTAAGAACCACTGTGCAAATTTCGGCTCCACGACTTGATATCAACGACTTCTGAGAGTCTTATCTCTGATTAATGGTGATATCAGAACCAATGAATACTCCCAGTCAAGGGATTTAGAAATCTTGACCGCCAATGGGGAATCGACAAGTGCACCATGTTAACGTATTCTGCGAAATTTCCCCCACCAGAGGCAACGAAAGGAGCAAGAATTTGGTTTCTTGTGCTATGTTATTTCCATTTCATGTATTGTTTTGAGTGGGGACGGCCAAAACTGGACGGTGCAAGCACtttggaattttttattttattttttaaccctACGAAGTGAcaattattgataaaaaaaataggaCAGGAAATTATCAAAAGTTCAATCTTTTAAAGACTTGACTCATTTACAAGGTTGAGATTAATGAGAATCCGAAGACTTTTTTAAAGCCGAATTCATTCCATCATTTTGCCACAGTATGTGGATATACATATGAATTCCTTTTTAGTACTGCTGTatcatgattatttaatttttttataatatcttTTTTTGGGATAAGTGTGGAGGCATGTTATTATTTCTATTTGAAATAGAattttttaagataatattaAGTTAGTATTGATAAATGAAGTCTCTGGATtataaaaaatagagaaaaaacgGAGTCGTCAGGACAGTGCGGAATAACACATGGCTCCGCCCATGTTTGGGAGAATCTTGCTGGCTTGATATACAAGAACTTGGCGTAGACTTGTCTCTTggtatgaaaaaaaaatcgttTACGACATTTTTTGTAACATTTCTGATTAATGAATCGGTGGTACACAAAAATGTTATATCGACGTTTTGAATTGAACCGATTAGGAATAACAAACGGAATCTAGTTGATTCAATGGATTCAATAATCTTATTAACTCGAGGGATAGAAATGATAATTATAAAGTGACTGAATATATAGTTGAAGAAATTACTGGAATTACAAAATCAAATAGCAAAAGGAACCAATTCAAATGCCAAGGACAAAAAGGCTTTTCTACGAATATGGGAATTACCAAAATGGTTGGTGGATGTAGTACTAGGTAGGCAAAAACTAGATATTTCTGCTAAAAACCAGATTGAATGTGAAATTGCGGAGAGATGATGGTGTCCGTTGCGTGCTTTCTTGTTTGATATTTCCATTGCTTGCGTCGATGCTTGTACGCTTGGCTTTATATATTCTTCCCACTTGACCTGGTCTCATTCCTTAATATTTATTGAGCTGTACTTTGGTCGGAAAATAAATTGTGTCACGCCCTGATACCAGGGTTAGTCGACACTGACATTGTCtcacaatcacataattgcaaAAACAACAAGCATCGTAGTAAATCGCTATAACCAGTCCTTTTCATAACAAGTAATCGTCTTTATATTGCGATGGAAATAAAATGCGGAAGCGAATTAcatgataataaaattaaaagacaGAATAATTCGACCGGTCTCAAATTAGATTGGtttcatcaccatccccaaaagtaaTCTTGCTCTTCATCCTCGATTTGTTCCTCGTGCTTATCTGGGTGGGAATGTAAGagatgagtattttgggaaatactcagtaaatgagGGCCGCTCGTGCATAACAAATATCGAGGATATACATACGAATAAATTATCGTAATTTCAAtattaagcatgttgaatcaAATACTAACACAAATActatagcactgaaaatcatctcattttctatggttttactgatcagtcccctatatgttactcctttaaggggcgaggccaaagGAACGGTTATTATAACTCACCGCATCAGGGCTTAAACAAAGCATGTCAAAGTTCGGAATTTTCTTTACCATTTCTAAATCAAATCATTACCGTgcatttcaaataattcaaacatgatttcaaatattataactgatATCGAACAACGATCTTGACCGAAATAGGCTGCTGTCACCTTAAAAAATGGACAGAATCGTGGTCTGGAAAATGGGCAGCAATTTGTTTCGAACCGTTGCGAAATTCTCGGGATTTTGGATAGCTTGTTTGATCAAGCTCCTCGACTATTTTCGAACCAACTTCTGGCAGCAACTGAGCTCGAAAGAATGAGCAAGAACTCGGTTGATGCAGGGGCATTAACAATGACAGCAACTGGACTTCGAAACCCTACTACAATGCTTCGAATTTGGCGGGGAAATTGGATCAAGAAATCTGTTTTCTAGTGGCTATACTTTCGAATTCCTGTAGCTACGGGGAGGGAGTTTGCAATATGTGAGGTGGGATTACTGCCATTTCGATTCTTCTTATATAAAGGCTTGAATGATCAGCTACAAATGTAAGCTTTTATCACTCCATTAATATTGCTAATTGCTTAGTCAAAGGGGTGATTACAACTCCTCTCTCCCAAGTTGAACGTGGCCTCTTCTTGATTCGAGATACACGTATGAGATTCATGATGTAATGGAAAGTGATTTTGGTTTTCTTAAGTTGCAAGATGATTGGTTGCATGGATCTACTCCAAGATTGGTGCACTTAATTTCCTCCTTCCATATTGTTGCACGGCCTTCACAAATTGAAtcacaatttattattttatcctaGGATTGTTTtgcttattaattttttaatcattaattcCATAAAATTAACTTGGGATTTTAAGGTTTCAGATTGTTACTCTTGAGTTATTATTACATTGGTATGAGAGAAAAAGGATGAGATATCGTACCCGATAACTAACTGATCACATACATCGAATGTGTTACGacttattatttgaaaattcaaatgaCTAACGGGTTTAAGgatttgtgtttgaattaaaaaaaaatatgaatcgcTGTAAAAGAAATGCAAGCTGCTCAACATTTTGAAAGCACTTGTTTTTTAGAAAAGCAATGGGctgtttctatttatttttttgctgactaaaatataatttttttttattcttcagATTTTATTATGTTTCATCTTTTTTAATCGAACATATCTACTATGAGACTGTTTCACGAGTTTATATTAATGAGATGGGTCGATTGAGTAACTAATTTTGATGTTTtagtgaattttttaaaataaaaacatgatcTCTCTAAAATTATCaaagtattttattttcatttaacaatattataaaatctattttagtaaatttgtgTATTCCTTTACCATTatcatatctatttttaaaaaaatttggaaactACTAGAATATTTATCAACACTTTTGaattttagttaattatataatttctaatataaaaaattattatatttagattaaaattatcaatggtgtaagatttga of the Primulina huaijiensis isolate GDHJ02 chromosome 1, ASM1229523v2, whole genome shotgun sequence genome contains:
- the LOC140983754 gene encoding transcription factor bHLH162-like, whose product is MGKPKVSSCSYIHGSAPKIERKVIEKNRRNLLKILYSRLFSLLPTNHTSREALPLPDQIDEAVKYIESMKSKLENMTQKKESLLRRANLRTPESRLTTDHQLTSTRLVEVQDMGPNMDVILASGLADYSMFVAIIHNLLHRDGVEVANANFSVHGSSTIHVHRDKVQKSNSSYGGATTSGGLKELIGGSSSSEVVESQLNVCDYGIESNLWEYLCLQEAFPPAEI